The following coding sequences lie in one Eubacterium ventriosum genomic window:
- a CDS encoding L-lactate dehydrogenase: MLANRKIVIIGAGHVGSHCAYALAIQGICDEIVLVDKDRTKAKSHSMDIADSVSFFNSSVIVRCGDYSDCKDADIIVISAGVPRLPGQTRLDVLDGSVECVRDIVSNLNKIEIKGIIITITNPADIIADFVRKATGLPKNRVFSTGTSLDTARMRRTVADLCNIAPQSVIGFAMGEHGDSSMVPFSNLTIFGKNYKHLKEENPERFGKLSEKVITDQTHMRGMDIIEGKGSTEFGIGTALADMAKAVLMDEHRILPASTLLEGEYGQTNVHAGVPCIIGRNGIEQVVELKLTDEELKQFENSCNVIKQHMVE, translated from the coding sequence ATGTTGGCAAACAGAAAAATAGTAATAATAGGAGCAGGGCACGTAGGCTCACATTGTGCATATGCTTTGGCAATACAGGGAATATGTGATGAAATTGTTTTGGTTGATAAAGACCGGACAAAAGCTAAAAGTCATAGTATGGATATAGCTGACAGTGTAAGTTTTTTTAATAGTTCAGTAATTGTCAGATGTGGAGATTATAGCGATTGCAAGGATGCAGATATTATAGTAATAAGTGCAGGGGTTCCAAGACTTCCGGGACAGACACGACTTGATGTGTTAGATGGTTCAGTGGAATGTGTAAGGGACATTGTAAGCAACTTAAATAAAATAGAAATAAAAGGAATAATTATAACAATTACAAATCCTGCGGACATAATTGCAGACTTTGTTAGAAAAGCAACAGGATTGCCTAAAAACCGTGTGTTTAGCACAGGAACATCTCTTGACACGGCAAGAATGAGAAGAACAGTAGCAGACCTTTGCAATATTGCACCACAAAGCGTAATCGGATTTGCAATGGGCGAACATGGTGATTCATCAATGGTGCCATTTTCAAACTTAACAATATTTGGAAAAAACTATAAACATCTAAAAGAAGAAAATCCCGAAAGATTTGGAAAGCTAAGCGAAAAAGTTATAACAGACCAAACTCACATGAGAGGTATGGATATTATAGAAGGAAAAGGTTCAACAGAATTTGGAATAGGCACAGCATTAGCTGATATGGCAAAAGCTGTTCTAATGGATGAACACAGAATTCTTCCGGCATCAACCCTATTAGAAGGGGAATACGGACAAACAAATGTCCACGCAGGAGTGCCATGTATAATAGGCAGAAACGGAATAGAGCAAGTGGTAGAATTGAAGCTGACAGATGAAGAATTAAAACAATTCGAAAATTCATGTAATGTAATAAAACAACATATGGTTGAATAA
- a CDS encoding iron-containing alcohol dehydrogenase family protein, producing MENYSMHLPSYSIGSKVYDKIPEICEPYGTKVIAIGGHKAINAAKDKIVKACEKSNLEILDFIWYGGEATYENVEELMKNPLVQQADMIFTIGGGKSTDTGKSLGIKANKPVFSFPTIASNCSACTSVSIMYYPDGRFKEPFFFAAPPVHAFIDTEILVHSPSRYMWAGMGDTYAKYFESTVSSRGEALNHYTQMGVTASKMCYEPIMRYGKEAMESNNEGKVSYAYEQVVLAIIVSTGIASIFLTAEHIIDYNTGLAHAIFYSLTSYPHIEKNHLHGEVVSYGVLNLLLVDGNEEDFKKVYEFSKSVGLPTKLKDLEFDSSQLEEIAKIAVEMKDIDHNPYKITKEMVEESIRKLEAM from the coding sequence ATGGAAAATTATAGTATGCATCTTCCAAGTTATTCAATTGGAAGCAAAGTTTATGATAAAATACCGGAAATTTGTGAACCATACGGAACTAAAGTTATAGCCATTGGCGGTCATAAAGCTATTAATGCAGCAAAGGACAAGATAGTTAAGGCTTGTGAAAAATCTAATCTGGAGATTTTGGATTTTATTTGGTATGGAGGAGAGGCTACATACGAAAATGTGGAAGAGTTAATGAAGAATCCTTTAGTACAGCAGGCAGATATGATTTTTACAATTGGTGGAGGAAAATCTACTGATACAGGAAAGTCCCTTGGAATTAAAGCGAACAAACCGGTTTTTTCTTTCCCGACTATTGCATCTAACTGTTCAGCGTGTACAAGTGTTTCAATTATGTACTATCCTGACGGAAGATTTAAGGAACCATTCTTCTTTGCAGCACCACCGGTACATGCATTTATTGATACAGAGATTTTGGTTCACTCACCATCACGTTATATGTGGGCAGGAATGGGTGATACTTATGCAAAATATTTTGAAAGCACTGTGTCTTCAAGAGGTGAAGCGTTAAATCATTATACACAGATGGGCGTTACGGCAAGCAAGATGTGCTACGAGCCTATTATGAGATATGGAAAAGAAGCTATGGAGTCAAATAATGAAGGAAAGGTTTCATATGCTTACGAGCAGGTTGTTCTTGCAATTATTGTTTCAACAGGAATTGCTTCTATTTTCCTCACTGCAGAACATATAATTGATTATAATACAGGGCTTGCGCATGCTATTTTTTATTCACTTACTTCATATCCACATATTGAGAAGAATCATCTTCATGGGGAAGTGGTAAGTTATGGTGTGCTTAATCTTTTACTTGTGGATGGTAATGAAGAAGACTTCAAAAAAGTATATGAGTTTAGTAAGAGTGTAGGACTTCCAACTAAATTAAAAGACTTAGAGTTTGACAGCTCACAGCTTGAAGAAATAGCAAAAATTGCCGTTGAAATGAAAGATATAGACCACAATCCATACAAGATAACAAAAGAAATGGTGGAAGAGTCTATTAGAAAACTGGAAGCCATGTAA
- a CDS encoding ABC transporter substrate-binding protein, with protein MRKMKKVLSVLATVVMVAAALTACGGNGKSGSATDKKDTNGDGKVKVGIVSMIENGAFMDMKEGIVAELKAQGYEDSQIDYKCAAGDASALSTIVTNMTDGTYDMIFSIATPPTQALVNSETDTPVFFCAVSAPTAAGILTDMDKPDKNATGTSNAIPVSKIIDLAQATTPVKKIGLIYSGNEDNATNTVKQCEEYLKSINVEYIEKTAASSNDVETATNALIAEGAEAIFVPNDSIIQDGVSKLTEICNEKKIPTYCSSATTVASGCFATLAIDDKGIGKKTVDIAMDYVNGKEVADIPAQVVGIDYCSVSKSAMKTLGISQDNIKTDYKLNVIEN; from the coding sequence ATGAGAAAGATGAAAAAAGTTTTAAGTGTTTTAGCAACAGTAGTTATGGTAGCAGCAGCATTAACAGCATGCGGAGGAAATGGAAAGTCAGGCTCTGCAACAGACAAGAAAGATACTAACGGCGACGGAAAAGTAAAAGTTGGTATTGTTTCAATGATTGAAAATGGAGCTTTTATGGACATGAAAGAAGGAATTGTCGCAGAATTAAAGGCACAGGGTTACGAAGATTCACAGATTGATTACAAATGTGCAGCAGGTGATGCATCAGCACTTTCAACAATCGTAACTAATATGACAGATGGCACATACGATATGATTTTTTCAATTGCAACACCACCTACACAGGCATTAGTTAACTCAGAAACAGATACACCTGTTTTCTTCTGTGCAGTATCAGCGCCAACAGCAGCAGGTATACTTACAGATATGGATAAGCCGGACAAGAATGCAACAGGAACATCTAATGCAATTCCGGTTTCAAAAATTATTGATTTGGCACAGGCTACAACACCTGTTAAGAAAATCGGTCTTATTTACAGTGGCAATGAAGACAACGCAACAAACACAGTTAAGCAGTGTGAAGAATATTTAAAATCAATTAATGTTGAATATATAGAAAAAACAGCAGCTTCATCAAACGATGTTGAAACAGCAACTAACGCTTTAATCGCTGAAGGGGCAGAAGCAATTTTCGTACCAAATGATTCAATTATTCAGGATGGAGTAAGCAAGTTAACAGAGATTTGTAATGAAAAGAAAATCCCAACATATTGTTCATCAGCAACAACAGTAGCTTCAGGATGTTTTGCAACACTTGCCATTGATGATAAGGGCATTGGAAAGAAAACAGTTGATATCGCAATGGACTATGTAAACGGAAAAGAAGTTGCAGATATTCCTGCACAGGTAGTTGGCATTGATTATTGCTCAGTAAGCAAGTCAGCAATGAAGACATTAGGAATTAGCCAAGACAATATTAAAACAGATTACAAACTTAACGTTATTGAAAACTAA
- a CDS encoding ABC transporter permease codes for MIELQYYLSNVPDCLIYGLLAMGIYISLRILDIPDLTTEGSFGFGAVISVLVALAGHPILALFAGMIAGGFAGVITGFLQTKLKVHPVLAGIITMSGLYSINLVCYSLTEKGATTNLSYNKITVFEKIKQLLLIRGQFETSIVKTVVSLIIVIIVLLIVIWFFKTHIGLCIRATGDNPDMVRASSINVDRTKIIGLMLANGLIGLSGALSSQSLGYSDVNTANGTLIYGLAAVIIGEAIFGKRGATIGLISAVTGSVIYKLIVAFVIRENLFGELSSNLMKFTCALIVAITLAVPAIKQKMAENKQRKAAR; via the coding sequence ATGATAGAATTACAATATTATTTATCCAATGTTCCGGATTGCTTAATTTACGGATTATTGGCAATGGGAATTTATATATCACTTAGAATATTGGATATACCGGATTTAACTACAGAAGGAAGCTTTGGTTTCGGAGCTGTTATATCAGTTTTGGTGGCACTTGCAGGTCATCCTATTCTTGCACTTTTTGCAGGAATGATAGCGGGAGGTTTTGCAGGAGTAATAACAGGATTTTTACAGACAAAATTAAAGGTACATCCTGTTTTGGCAGGGATTATTACAATGAGTGGGCTGTATTCAATTAATCTTGTGTGTTATTCATTAACAGAAAAAGGTGCAACAACTAACTTAAGCTATAATAAGATTACAGTTTTTGAAAAAATAAAGCAGTTACTTTTAATAAGAGGTCAGTTTGAAACAAGTATAGTTAAGACTGTAGTTAGTCTGATTATTGTAATTATAGTTTTGTTAATAGTTATTTGGTTCTTCAAAACACACATTGGACTTTGCATTCGTGCAACAGGTGACAATCCGGACATGGTTAGAGCTTCATCAATTAATGTAGACAGAACAAAGATTATCGGATTAATGTTAGCTAATGGTCTTATTGGACTTTCAGGTGCTTTATCATCACAAAGTCTTGGCTATTCAGATGTTAATACTGCTAACGGAACTTTGATTTATGGCTTGGCAGCAGTTATTATCGGTGAAGCTATTTTTGGAAAAAGAGGAGCTACTATTGGACTTATTTCAGCAGTGACAGGTTCTGTTATTTATAAATTAATAGTTGCATTTGTTATAAGAGAAAATCTTTTCGGAGAATTAAGTAGTAACCTTATGAAGTTTACATGTGCGTTAATCGTGGCAATAACACTTGCAGTTCCTGCAATTAAACAGAAAATGGCAGAGAATAAGCAAAGAAAGGCGGCAAGATAA
- a CDS encoding ABC transporter ATP-binding protein, translating to MLDIQNISKTFEKGTVNEHVAINNLSLKLEDGEFVTVVGSNGAGKSTLFNAICGSFMVDEGHIFLDDMDITYKSEHSRAKMIGRVFQDPMKGTAPNMTIEENLALAYTRASKQSPFSRAITKKKIQFFRENLARYNMGIEDRMKTKIGLLSGGQRQVVTLLMCTLSIPKLLLLDEHTAALDPATAEKVMDITKTIVQENNITTMMITHNLKQSLTTGTRTIMLDSGEIILDLSGEERKNTTMEDMIKMYSMKKQKEFDNDRILLSQ from the coding sequence ATGTTAGATATTCAGAATATTTCAAAAACATTTGAAAAGGGAACAGTTAATGAACATGTGGCAATTAATAATTTAAGCTTAAAGCTTGAAGACGGGGAATTTGTTACAGTAGTTGGTTCAAACGGTGCCGGAAAAAGTACTTTGTTTAATGCTATTTGTGGAAGCTTTATGGTAGATGAGGGACACATTTTCTTAGATGATATGGATATTACTTATAAAAGTGAACATTCAAGAGCAAAGATGATAGGACGTGTTTTTCAGGATCCAATGAAGGGAACAGCTCCTAATATGACAATTGAAGAAAATCTTGCATTGGCATACACAAGAGCTTCAAAGCAGTCGCCTTTTTCAAGAGCAATAACAAAGAAAAAGATTCAGTTCTTTAGAGAAAATCTCGCCCGTTATAATATGGGAATTGAAGATAGAATGAAAACAAAAATCGGGCTTCTTTCAGGTGGTCAAAGACAGGTTGTAACATTATTAATGTGTACATTGTCAATTCCAAAACTTTTGCTTTTGGATGAACACACAGCTGCTCTTGATCCTGCAACAGCAGAAAAAGTAATGGACATTACAAAAACAATTGTTCAGGAAAATAATATAACAACAATGATGATAACACATAACCTGAAACAATCCCTTACAACCGGAACAAGAACAATAATGCTTGATTCCGGCGAAATAATACTTGACCTTTCAGGAGAAGAAAGAAAGAATACAACAATGGAAGACATGATAAAAATGTACTCCATGAAGAAGCAGAAAGAATTTGATAACGACAGAATATTGTTAAGTCAGTAG
- a CDS encoding TetR/AcrR family transcriptional regulator C-terminal domain-containing protein, whose product MANSNITKKALAQSLKELGSTKILDKITVADITNHCGVNRQTFYYHFNDKYELLNWIYTEDLFKPLTKDLDFFNWGDKLVGLLKYMKNMKPFFMNTIKSSNNFFAEYMDKVLIELMHKAIKDLDLYNHLGEKEKDIYARFFAYGLTGVIVDWTMAGMKEDEEELSKTLQSMVINTERIGYEFYMQRKKEKEGIK is encoded by the coding sequence ATGGCAAATTCTAATATTACAAAAAAAGCTTTGGCACAAAGCTTAAAAGAATTAGGCTCAACAAAGATTTTGGATAAAATCACAGTGGCTGACATAACAAATCATTGTGGTGTTAACAGGCAAACATTTTACTATCATTTTAATGACAAGTATGAATTATTAAATTGGATATATACAGAAGACTTATTCAAGCCTTTAACAAAGGATTTGGATTTCTTTAATTGGGGAGACAAGTTAGTTGGATTATTAAAGTATATGAAGAATATGAAACCATTCTTTATGAATACAATCAAGTCCTCTAACAATTTTTTCGCTGAATATATGGACAAGGTTTTAATTGAATTAATGCACAAGGCAATAAAAGACTTGGACTTATACAATCATTTAGGAGAAAAAGAAAAAGATATATATGCAAGATTTTTTGCATATGGATTAACAGGTGTAATTGTTGACTGGACAATGGCAGGCATGAAAGAAGATGAAGAAGAATTATCGAAAACTCTTCAGTCAATGGTTATTAATACTGAACGTATAGGATACGAATTTTATATGCAACGTAAAAAAGAGAAAGAAGGAATTAAATAA
- a CDS encoding efflux RND transporter permease subunit encodes MKKFGQLVVKARYVILIISILLLIPAAFGYVNTRVNYDLLYYLPDGIDTMTGQDIMLNDFGSGAFGLVLVDGMDDENTAKLKKEIEGVDHVKNVLWYDSFADLKIPKSMLPKDVYNAFNKDGSTIMMVIFDDTSSGDGTMSAIENIRTLTKHQCKVSGISAVVTDTKSLVESEMAIYVIIAVIISIIVLSILMDSWLIPLFFMLSIGMAIVYNLGSNVVMGEISYLTKALAAVLQLAVTMDYSIFLWHSYEEQKKVIPNDNNKAMANAITATVSSIVGSSITTVAGFIALCFMTFTLGLDMGVVMAKGVVFGVIACVTVLPAMVLIFDKALVKTKHKPLIPDFKKLPKFITKHYPVFIIIFLVLIFPAFYGQKNTNVYYDLTLSLPESLESVKAQNVISEDYNLGSANIVLISSDTPDYKVSKLLDDIKGVDGVQTALGLQTVLNGSIPNSFIPDDLTKELKTDKYEMLIFMSKYKTGSDEANNQCNEIEKIIKNYSKDGMLVGEAACTRDLIKITDKDFTVVNSVSIVLVFIIIALVFKSISIPIVLVALIEFAIFINMGIPYYTGATLPFIASIVIGTIQLGATVDYAILMTNRYKSERSAGHEKKIAATNALQATMKSIIISACTFFGATFGVGAYSNIDMISSLCILMSRGAFISMFCVICILPAFFIIFDKFIIKGSYKFLEK; translated from the coding sequence ATGAAAAAATTTGGACAATTAGTTGTTAAAGCCAGATATGTGATTTTGATAATAAGTATTTTGTTATTAATACCTGCAGCTTTTGGCTATGTTAACACAAGAGTAAACTATGACTTATTGTATTACCTTCCGGATGGAATAGACACAATGACAGGTCAGGATATTATGTTAAATGATTTTGGCTCAGGAGCATTTGGTCTTGTGCTTGTTGATGGAATGGATGATGAAAATACAGCAAAATTAAAAAAAGAAATTGAAGGCGTAGATCACGTTAAGAATGTTCTTTGGTATGATAGTTTTGCAGACTTAAAAATTCCAAAGAGTATGTTACCAAAAGATGTTTACAATGCTTTTAATAAAGATGGAAGTACAATTATGATGGTTATTTTTGATGACACAAGTTCAGGCGACGGAACAATGAGTGCCATTGAAAACATAAGAACATTAACAAAACATCAATGCAAGGTCAGCGGTATTTCAGCAGTAGTAACAGATACTAAAAGCCTTGTTGAAAGTGAAATGGCAATATATGTTATTATCGCAGTTATAATTTCAATAATAGTTCTTTCAATACTTATGGACTCATGGTTGATACCCTTGTTCTTTATGCTAAGTATAGGAATGGCTATTGTTTATAACCTGGGAAGTAACGTTGTTATGGGAGAAATCTCATACTTAACAAAAGCTTTGGCAGCGGTACTTCAGCTTGCAGTTACAATGGACTATTCAATATTCTTATGGCACAGCTATGAGGAGCAGAAGAAAGTAATACCAAATGACAATAACAAGGCCATGGCAAATGCCATAACAGCCACAGTTTCATCAATTGTGGGAAGTTCAATTACAACAGTGGCAGGATTTATAGCTCTTTGCTTTATGACATTTACATTAGGACTTGATATGGGGGTTGTAATGGCAAAAGGTGTTGTATTTGGTGTAATTGCCTGTGTAACAGTATTGCCTGCAATGGTATTAATATTTGATAAAGCATTGGTGAAGACAAAACACAAACCATTAATACCTGATTTTAAGAAACTTCCTAAGTTTATTACAAAACATTATCCGGTATTTATAATCATATTCTTAGTATTGATTTTTCCCGCATTTTACGGTCAGAAAAATACTAATGTATATTATGATTTAACATTAAGCTTACCTGAAAGTCTTGAAAGTGTTAAAGCTCAGAACGTTATTTCTGAGGATTACAATTTAGGTTCAGCTAATATTGTATTAATCAGTTCAGATACACCTGATTACAAAGTATCTAAGTTATTAGATGACATTAAGGGAGTTGACGGTGTTCAGACAGCTTTAGGCTTACAGACAGTATTAAACGGCTCAATACCTAATTCATTTATACCTGATGATTTGACTAAAGAGTTAAAGACGGATAAGTATGAAATGCTTATATTTATGTCAAAATACAAGACAGGATCAGATGAGGCAAATAACCAGTGCAACGAAATAGAAAAGATAATTAAGAATTATAGCAAAGATGGTATGCTTGTAGGTGAAGCAGCATGTACAAGAGACTTAATTAAGATAACGGATAAAGACTTTACGGTTGTTAACTCAGTTTCAATTGTTTTGGTATTTATTATCATTGCTTTAGTATTTAAATCTATTTCAATACCGATTGTTCTTGTAGCACTTATTGAATTTGCAATCTTTATTAATATGGGTATTCCATATTATACGGGAGCAACCTTACCATTTATTGCATCAATTGTTATTGGTACAATCCAGTTAGGTGCAACAGTTGACTATGCAATTCTTATGACAAACAGATATAAGTCAGAAAGAAGTGCCGGACATGAAAAGAAGATTGCAGCAACAAATGCACTTCAGGCAACAATGAAATCAATTATCATTAGTGCATGCACATTCTTTGGTGCAACATTTGGTGTAGGTGCATATTCAAATATTGACATGATCAGTTCATTGTGTATCTTAATGTCAAGAGGAGCATTTATCAGTATGTTCTGTGTAATATGTATCCTTCCTGCATTCTTTATAATTTTTGATAAGTTCATTATAAAAGGAAGTTACAAATTCCTTGAAAAATAA
- a CDS encoding AAA family ATPase gives MKQIIIAIGREFGSGGHLVAKKLAEHYNIPLYSKELLDEVAKDGRYSKEVLERFDEKPMNFAFIPVPAGGTTISLEQDIAIRQFNFIRKKANEEKESFVIVGRCAEEILSDNPNMISAFILGDKDTKTKRVMEREGVDEKTALNMMKKMDKMRKVYHNFYCESKWGDSRTYDICIKIGKVDVDTATDMIIKYIDSRDN, from the coding sequence ATGAAGCAGATTATTATTGCAATCGGAAGAGAGTTTGGAAGCGGTGGACATCTTGTGGCTAAGAAATTGGCAGAACATTACAATATTCCATTATACAGCAAGGAACTGTTAGATGAAGTAGCTAAGGATGGAAGATATAGCAAGGAAGTTCTTGAAAGATTCGATGAGAAGCCAATGAACTTCGCTTTTATTCCTGTTCCTGCAGGGGGAACAACTATTTCACTTGAACAGGACATAGCTATCAGACAGTTTAACTTTATTCGCAAGAAAGCTAATGAAGAAAAAGAATCATTTGTTATAGTAGGTAGATGTGCAGAAGAAATCCTTTCAGATAATCCTAACATGATTAGTGCTTTTATCTTAGGCGATAAAGATACAAAGACTAAGAGAGTTATGGAAAGAGAAGGAGTTGACGAAAAGACAGCTCTTAATATGATGAAGAAGATGGATAAAATGCGTAAAGTTTATCACAACTTCTATTGCGAAAGCAAATGGGGTGATTCAAGAACATACGATATCTGTATAAAAATAGGCAAGGTTGATGTTGATACAGCAACAGATATGATTATAAAGTATATTGATTCAAGAGATAATTAA
- the sfsA gene encoding DNA/RNA nuclease SfsA has translation MKYRKIKKGNFIERPNRFIAYVNVEGEENNPQIVHVKNTGRCKELLVDNATVFLEESDNPNRKTKYDLVKVIKNGILINMDSQAPNKVVNEWLLNNGLFKNTELVKPEKTFEKSRFDFYVEGDGKKAWIEVKGVTLEKDGVAMFPDAPSDRAVKHIEHLIKAKNIGYEAYIVFVIQMKGIKYFTPNRETHPQFCETLIKANKSGVKILAYDCIVTEDELKIDQPVKILL, from the coding sequence ATGAAATACAGGAAAATAAAAAAAGGAAATTTTATAGAAAGACCTAACAGATTTATTGCATATGTTAATGTGGAAGGGGAAGAGAATAATCCCCAGATAGTACATGTAAAGAATACAGGAAGATGTAAAGAACTATTAGTGGATAATGCAACAGTATTTTTGGAAGAATCAGACAATCCCAACAGAAAGACTAAGTATGACCTTGTAAAGGTAATAAAAAACGGCATTCTTATAAACATGGATTCACAGGCACCTAATAAGGTGGTTAATGAGTGGCTTCTTAATAATGGTTTGTTTAAGAATACTGAATTGGTAAAGCCGGAGAAAACATTTGAGAAATCAAGATTTGACTTTTATGTTGAAGGCGATGGCAAGAAAGCCTGGATTGAGGTTAAAGGCGTAACTCTTGAAAAAGACGGTGTGGCCATGTTTCCGGACGCTCCAAGCGATAGAGCAGTTAAACATATTGAACATCTTATAAAAGCCAAAAACATAGGATATGAGGCATATATTGTCTTTGTGATTCAGATGAAAGGGATTAAATATTTTACTCCAAACAGGGAAACCCACCCACAGTTTTGTGAGACTCTTATAAAAGCAAACAAGTCTGGTGTAAAAATTTTGGCGTATGATTGCATTGTAACAGAGGATGAATTAAAAATAGACCAACCGGTAAAAATACTGTTATAA
- a CDS encoding AAA family ATPase — MKKLILVTSPPACGKTFVTKKLAKAMPNCVYLDKDSLIVLSKQIFVVANQEYNRSSDFFEENIRNYEYDAIMEVAREALEYNDTVFINSPFTREVRTPGYMENLRQDLLKIGAELVVVWVQCDVEVCRQRMIARNSDRDTWKLENWDEYIKKINFTVPDGIKNLFLFNNSSDEAFKKSLDEAVKYFKNLK; from the coding sequence ATGAAGAAGTTAATTTTAGTAACATCTCCACCAGCATGTGGAAAAACATTTGTAACAAAGAAATTAGCAAAGGCTATGCCTAACTGTGTTTATCTTGATAAGGATTCACTTATCGTATTATCAAAACAGATTTTTGTTGTAGCTAATCAGGAATACAACAGAAGCTCAGATTTCTTTGAAGAAAATATCAGAAACTATGAATACGATGCAATCATGGAAGTTGCAAGAGAAGCATTAGAATATAATGATACAGTATTCATTAACTCACCATTTACAAGAGAAGTTAGAACTCCAGGTTATATGGAGAATCTTAGACAGGATCTTTTAAAGATTGGTGCAGAATTAGTTGTAGTTTGGGTACAGTGTGATGTTGAAGTTTGCAGACAGAGAATGATAGCACGTAACTCAGACAGAGATACATGGAAACTTGAAAACTGGGATGAGTACATTAAGAAGATTAATTTCACAGTACCTGATGGAATTAAGAATTTATTCTTATTTAATAATTCATCTGATGAAGCTTTCAAGAAGTCATTAGACGAAGCAGTAAAATATTTTAAAAATTTAAAATAG